One genomic window of Halococcus sediminicola includes the following:
- the pfdA gene encoding prefoldin subunit alpha: MSMGGGGGGQLEQLSQELEVLEQQKEAMEGEIEGFRDEQREIDEATEALENLESGSTVQVPLGGDAYVRAEVQNVDETVVSLGGGYAAERDEAGAIETLERKHDALDDRVEEVREEITEIESERDQLEQQAQQLQQQQMQQLQGQMGGLGQEPESDDE; this comes from the coding sequence ATGAGCATGGGTGGCGGCGGTGGCGGCCAGCTCGAACAGCTCTCACAGGAACTCGAAGTCCTCGAACAACAGAAGGAAGCGATGGAGGGTGAAATCGAGGGATTCCGCGACGAGCAGCGCGAAATCGACGAGGCGACCGAGGCGCTCGAAAACCTCGAAAGCGGCTCCACAGTCCAAGTACCGCTGGGCGGTGATGCCTACGTCCGCGCCGAGGTTCAGAATGTCGACGAAACAGTTGTCAGCCTCGGCGGTGGCTACGCGGCCGAGCGCGACGAGGCGGGCGCAATCGAGACCCTCGAACGCAAGCACGACGCGCTCGACGACCGCGTCGAGGAAGTCCGCGAGGAGATCACCGAGATCGAAAGCGAGCGCGACCAGCTCGAACAGCAGGCCCAGCAGCTCCAACAGCAGCAGATGCAGCAGCTTCAGGGCCAGATGGGCGGACTGGGACAGGAGCCGGAATCGGACGACGAGTAG
- a CDS encoding translation initiation factor IF-6, with amino-acid sequence MLRAAFSGSSYVGVFARATDHCLLVRPDIDDGFLDDLTDELDVPAVQTTIAGSGTVGALVAGNSNGLLTSDRVTDVERERIADVVDVPIETLPGRINAAGNVVLANDEGAYVHPDLPDEAVETVGEHLDVPVERGALAGVRTVGTAAVATDRGVLCHPQATDEELDFLEELLGVPADIGTVNYGAPLVGSGLLANTHGYIAGEECTGPELGRIEDALGYIDGS; translated from the coding sequence GTGCTCCGCGCGGCCTTTTCCGGTTCCTCGTACGTCGGCGTCTTCGCCCGTGCGACCGACCACTGCTTGCTCGTCAGACCCGACATCGACGACGGGTTCCTCGACGACCTCACCGACGAACTCGACGTTCCCGCCGTCCAGACGACCATCGCCGGTTCCGGAACTGTGGGTGCGCTCGTCGCCGGCAACTCCAATGGGCTGCTCACGAGCGACCGCGTCACGGACGTCGAGCGCGAGCGCATCGCCGACGTCGTCGACGTACCCATAGAAACGCTGCCCGGTCGCATCAACGCCGCCGGCAACGTCGTCCTCGCAAACGACGAGGGTGCGTACGTCCACCCGGACCTTCCCGACGAGGCCGTTGAGACGGTCGGCGAACACCTCGACGTACCGGTCGAGCGGGGCGCGCTCGCCGGCGTTCGAACTGTTGGGACCGCAGCGGTCGCCACCGACCGTGGCGTGCTCTGTCACCCGCAGGCGACCGACGAGGAACTCGACTTTCTGGAAGAACTACTGGGCGTGCCGGCGGACATCGGGACCGTGAACTACGGCGCGCCGCTCGTCGGGTCGGGACTGCTCGCAAACACACACGGATACATCGCCGGTGAGGAGTGTACCGGACCGGAACTCGGCCGCATCGAGGACGCGCTCGGCTACATCGACGGGTCATAG
- a CDS encoding 50S ribosomal protein L31e, whose translation MSADDFEERVVTVPLRKVKAGANHEGADRAMTIIRDHLAQHFKADPETVRLDPSINEAVWARGRSNPPSKLRVRAARFEEEGERVVEAEYAE comes from the coding sequence ATGAGCGCCGACGACTTCGAGGAGCGCGTCGTCACGGTCCCGCTCCGCAAGGTGAAGGCGGGCGCGAACCACGAGGGTGCCGACAGAGCGATGACGATCATCCGGGATCATCTCGCCCAGCACTTCAAGGCCGATCCCGAGACTGTCCGCCTCGACCCCTCGATCAACGAGGCGGTCTGGGCGCGCGGCCGCTCGAACCCGCCGAGCAAGCTTCGCGTACGCGCGGCCCGCTTCGAGGAGGAGGGCGAGCGCGTCGTCGAAGCCGAGTACGCCGAATAA
- a CDS encoding 50S ribosomal protein L39e — translation MSKNTKAKKKRLGKLERQNSRVPAWVIMKTDRDTMRNPKRRNWRRSDTDE, via the coding sequence ATGAGCAAGAACACGAAGGCGAAGAAGAAACGCCTCGGGAAACTCGAACGCCAGAACTCCCGCGTGCCGGCGTGGGTCATCATGAAGACCGACCGCGACACGATGCGCAACCCGAAACGGCGCAACTGGCGGCGGTCGGACACGGACGAATGA
- a CDS encoding ZIP family metal transporter has protein sequence MAELLASLVLVFLAGLVTALATGIGALPFFLVDDVSDRTSVILWGLASGIMLSASLFGLVTEGLAEGTPRDLVVGLLAGVVLVVVSHRIISGAEVNPRKYEEADYRKLLLILGVLTVHSFPEGVAVGVSFAELDLAGGLQILGFSIPLLAVFMTLAISIHNVPEGVAIAIPLQSMGVSKLRMVWWAVFSSLPQPVGAVVAFYFVRIAREFMAVGFGFAAGAMIYLVLTEFIPEAREIGAGLPNDGRRELLAGIAVGVALMVPLGFV, from the coding sequence ATGGCGGAGCTACTGGCGAGCCTCGTGTTGGTCTTCCTCGCGGGTCTCGTGACGGCGCTCGCAACGGGTATCGGGGCGCTACCGTTCTTCCTCGTCGACGACGTGAGCGACCGTACGAGTGTTATCCTCTGGGGGCTCGCCTCGGGCATCATGCTCTCGGCCTCGCTGTTCGGGCTGGTCACGGAGGGACTCGCCGAGGGCACTCCTCGTGATCTCGTGGTCGGGCTTCTCGCCGGAGTGGTATTGGTCGTCGTGAGCCATCGCATCATCTCGGGGGCCGAAGTCAACCCACGAAAGTACGAGGAGGCCGACTATCGGAAGCTACTGCTCATCCTCGGCGTGCTCACGGTCCACAGTTTCCCGGAGGGCGTCGCGGTCGGGGTCTCGTTCGCCGAACTCGACCTCGCTGGCGGGCTGCAAATTCTGGGGTTTTCGATCCCACTGCTCGCGGTGTTCATGACGCTCGCCATCTCGATTCACAACGTCCCGGAGGGAGTGGCCATCGCGATCCCGCTCCAGTCGATGGGCGTCTCGAAGCTTCGCATGGTGTGGTGGGCGGTGTTTTCGAGCCTGCCCCAACCGGTGGGTGCGGTCGTCGCCTTCTACTTCGTCCGCATCGCCCGCGAGTTCATGGCCGTCGGGTTCGGCTTTGCCGCCGGCGCGATGATCTATCTGGTGCTCACGGAGTTCATCCCCGAAGCCCGGGAGATCGGCGCGGGCTTGCCGAACGACGGTCGGCGCGAACTCCTCGCCGGCATCGCCGTCGGCGTGGCGCTGATGGTTCCTCTGGGGTTCGTCTGA
- the thpR gene encoding RNA 2',3'-cyclic phosphodiesterase, which produces MRLFVSAALTGLDDEIASVQERFAGASGVRLTQPANVHVTLKFLGDVSEERVPDLVDALETAIEESDVDPFTAEFGGLGAFPSEEYIRVLWVGVREGGTELARLHDAIEARTVEMGFDPEDHAFTPHATIARMDHAGGKEQVQRALDADPTLGTVRIESVEITESVLDEAGPEYSTVERFAL; this is translated from the coding sequence ATGCGCCTGTTCGTCAGCGCCGCGCTCACGGGTCTCGACGACGAAATAGCCAGCGTTCAGGAGCGATTCGCCGGCGCGAGCGGGGTCAGACTTACCCAACCCGCAAACGTCCACGTCACGCTGAAGTTCCTCGGCGACGTGAGCGAGGAGCGCGTCCCGGACCTCGTCGACGCACTCGAAACGGCCATCGAGGAGTCGGATGTCGACCCCTTCACCGCCGAGTTCGGCGGTCTCGGTGCGTTTCCGAGCGAGGAATACATTCGTGTGCTCTGGGTCGGCGTCCGCGAGGGCGGCACTGAACTCGCCCGATTGCACGATGCCATCGAAGCGCGGACCGTCGAGATGGGCTTCGACCCCGAAGATCACGCGTTCACCCCACACGCGACGATAGCGCGGATGGACCACGCCGGTGGCAAAGAACAGGTCCAGCGGGCGCTCGACGCGGACCCGACACTCGGAACCGTCCGTATCGAGAGCGTCGAAATCACCGAGAGCGTGCTCGACGAGGCCGGCCCCGAATACTCGACCGTCGAGCGGTTCGCACTCTGA
- a CDS encoding tetratricopeptide repeat protein yields MTDDSDPDGEPERGADHPFSEGEGFADPEGFDLDPPELSVDPSEVDPVDSRVLTDLLDERQLGSEDVDVEELIDVGLSYIEINRYEQATETFERAARFAADDRLEQEAWVNKGAAHAELEEYDAAIGAYREALSIDADSEHAASAETNLAYALWESGQTEQALDHAERAVERDHRFGQGWYNRGFFLLERGLAEEAVDNFDNALRLGFRNAEVLEEKARALEEVGEDEQAEEVAEEARELREQAEEELVRDRQRTRNA; encoded by the coding sequence ATGACCGACGACAGCGATCCCGACGGCGAACCGGAGCGTGGGGCGGACCATCCCTTCTCGGAGGGCGAGGGGTTCGCCGACCCGGAGGGGTTCGACCTCGACCCGCCGGAACTGTCGGTGGATCCGAGCGAGGTCGACCCGGTCGATTCTCGGGTACTCACCGACCTGCTCGACGAGCGCCAACTCGGCAGCGAGGACGTCGACGTCGAGGAACTCATCGACGTGGGGTTGAGCTACATCGAGATCAACAGATACGAACAGGCGACCGAGACGTTCGAGCGCGCCGCGCGGTTCGCCGCGGACGACCGCCTCGAACAGGAGGCATGGGTGAACAAGGGCGCCGCCCACGCCGAACTCGAAGAGTACGACGCCGCCATCGGCGCGTATCGGGAAGCGCTCTCGATCGATGCCGACTCAGAGCACGCCGCGAGCGCCGAGACGAACCTCGCCTACGCGCTCTGGGAGAGCGGCCAGACCGAACAGGCCCTCGACCACGCCGAACGCGCCGTCGAGCGCGACCACCGCTTCGGGCAGGGCTGGTACAATCGTGGCTTCTTCCTGCTCGAACGCGGCCTCGCCGAGGAAGCCGTCGACAACTTCGACAACGCGCTCCGACTGGGCTTCAGGAACGCCGAGGTCCTCGAAGAGAAGGCCCGCGCGCTCGAAGAAGTCGGCGAGGACGAGCAGGCCGAGGAGGTCGCCGAAGAAGCCAGAGAACTGCGCGAGCAGGCCGAGGAGGAACTCGTCCGTGATCGTCAACGAACGCGAAACGCCTGA
- a CDS encoding DUF424 domain-containing protein — translation MIVNERETPEGRLVAVCDDELLGETFDNDGVPFEVTEEFYGGEHAGEDRVVASLARARVANIVGAHSVGLAVEHGFVEEANVLDVGGTSHAQLVRLG, via the coding sequence GTGATCGTCAACGAACGCGAAACGCCTGAGGGACGCCTCGTCGCGGTCTGTGACGACGAACTACTCGGCGAGACCTTCGACAACGATGGGGTGCCCTTCGAGGTAACCGAGGAGTTCTACGGCGGCGAGCACGCCGGTGAGGACCGAGTGGTGGCGAGCCTCGCGCGCGCCCGTGTAGCGAACATCGTCGGCGCTCACTCCGTGGGTCTCGCGGTCGAACACGGCTTCGTCGAGGAAGCGAACGTGCTCGACGTGGGCGGGACGAGCCACGCCCAACTGGTGCGACTCGGCTGA
- a CDS encoding GYD domain-containing protein, translating to MQTWLSLVEADGTEFQDLQELASLWGDISLELEEIDAEIKDTYALLGRYDFLLVFEAPDRDSVFELSLAAERHGLDMSTMEGVPIEHFGSLVKE from the coding sequence ATGCAGACGTGGCTATCGCTCGTCGAAGCCGACGGTACCGAGTTTCAGGACCTTCAGGAACTCGCCTCGCTGTGGGGAGACATCAGCCTCGAACTGGAGGAGATCGACGCCGAGATCAAGGATACATACGCGCTGCTCGGCCGCTACGACTTCCTGCTCGTCTTCGAGGCCCCCGACCGCGATTCGGTCTTCGAACTCTCGCTGGCCGCCGAGCGCCACGGTCTCGACATGTCCACGATGGAGGGCGTCCCCATCGAGCACTTCGGCAGCCTCGTCAAGGAGTAG
- a CDS encoding aminotransferase class V-fold PLP-dependent enzyme, whose product MSTQSEEPLDVERIRADFPILERDVGDGQRVVYLDNAATSQTPDRVVDAMGDYYRGTNANVHRGIHHLSQEASLAYEEAHDRLAEFVGASGGREEMVFTKNTTEGLNLVAHAWGLNELGPGDEVVLTEMEHHSSLVTWQQIAERTGADVKFVAVDEEGRLDMDHARECITDDTEMVSVTHVSNTLGTVNPIGDLADLAHEHGSYVFADGAQAVPHQRVDVEDLDVDFYAFSGHKMCGPTGIGGLYGKGHLLEAMEPFMYGGGMVRKVEFDRTTWADVPEKFEAGTPPIAEAIGLAEAADYLDEVGLSRIDRHERDLVEYAMSRLDEFDDIEMYGPPADERAGLVSFNLDGVHAHDLASIMNDHAVAIRPGDHCTQPLHDVLGTAASARASFYLYNTKSEVDELIDAIDDARELFA is encoded by the coding sequence ATGAGCACCCAATCCGAGGAACCGCTCGACGTCGAACGCATCAGGGCCGACTTCCCGATCCTCGAACGCGACGTTGGTGATGGTCAGCGCGTCGTCTATCTCGACAACGCCGCCACGAGCCAGACGCCAGACCGTGTGGTCGACGCGATGGGCGACTACTACCGGGGGACGAACGCGAACGTCCACCGGGGCATCCACCACCTGAGTCAGGAGGCCTCGCTGGCCTACGAGGAGGCCCACGACCGCCTCGCCGAGTTCGTCGGCGCTTCTGGAGGACGGGAGGAGATGGTCTTCACGAAGAACACCACCGAAGGACTCAATCTGGTCGCCCATGCGTGGGGACTGAACGAGCTCGGGCCGGGCGACGAGGTGGTGCTCACGGAGATGGAACACCACTCCTCGCTGGTCACGTGGCAGCAGATCGCCGAACGCACCGGGGCCGACGTGAAGTTCGTCGCGGTCGACGAGGAGGGTCGCCTCGACATGGACCACGCCCGCGAATGCATCACCGACGACACCGAGATGGTCTCCGTGACGCACGTCTCGAACACTCTTGGGACCGTGAATCCGATCGGCGACCTCGCCGACCTCGCCCACGAGCACGGTAGTTATGTGTTCGCCGACGGCGCACAAGCCGTCCCGCACCAGCGGGTGGACGTCGAGGATCTCGACGTGGATTTCTACGCCTTCTCGGGCCACAAGATGTGCGGACCCACAGGGATCGGCGGACTCTACGGGAAGGGGCATCTCCTCGAAGCGATGGAGCCGTTCATGTACGGCGGCGGGATGGTTAGGAAAGTCGAATTCGACCGGACGACGTGGGCCGACGTGCCCGAGAAGTTCGAGGCGGGCACGCCACCTATCGCGGAGGCCATCGGACTCGCCGAAGCCGCCGACTACCTCGACGAGGTGGGTCTTTCCCGCATCGACCGCCACGAGCGCGACCTCGTCGAATACGCGATGAGTAGGTTAGACGAGTTCGACGACATCGAGATGTACGGCCCGCCGGCCGACGAGCGCGCGGGACTCGTCTCGTTCAATCTCGATGGCGTGCACGCCCACGACCTCGCGTCCATCATGAACGACCACGCCGTGGCCATCCGACCGGGCGACCACTGCACCCAACCGCTCCACGACGTCCTGGGGACGGCGGCCTCGGCGCGTGCCTCGTTCTATCTCTACAACACGAAGTCGGAAGTCGACGAACTGATCGATGCCATCGACGACGCACGAGAACTGTTCGCCTGA
- a CDS encoding DoxX family protein, which translates to MGRLETLGRVLFGGVLAFTAIDNLRDIEGMAAYADSKGVPKADRLVPLSSAMLLFGGVATMFGRAPRLAGGAIAAFLVGVTPTMHDFWNMEDDQREGQLIHFLKNTAMLGGALFFLARGPEEN; encoded by the coding sequence ATGGGACGGCTCGAAACGCTCGGGCGCGTACTGTTCGGCGGCGTGCTCGCCTTCACGGCCATCGACAACCTCCGCGACATCGAGGGGATGGCCGCCTACGCCGATTCGAAGGGCGTCCCGAAAGCCGACCGCCTCGTGCCGCTGTCGAGCGCGATGCTCCTGTTCGGCGGCGTCGCCACCATGTTCGGGCGCGCCCCGCGGCTGGCCGGCGGCGCGATCGCGGCGTTTCTCGTCGGCGTCACGCCGACGATGCACGACTTCTGGAACATGGAGGACGACCAGCGCGAGGGCCAGCTGATCCATTTTCTGAAGAACACCGCGATGCTCGGCGGTGCGCTCTTCTTCCTCGCACGCGGCCCCGAAGAGAACTGA
- a CDS encoding MBL fold metallo-hydrolase yields the protein MDVHTVTEGAETFTANVYLVTGERTVLVDAGTMAGVEDVVAEHTDDLDAVVLTHQHGDHVGELDAVLDRFDADLLAYDDHPRRTEEIDDGDTIEIGDERFDVIHTPGHADDHVSLVSESTIFSGDVVVHDDGAFDDGSFGRTDMAGQSREVLIESIERLLERLPASVEHMYAGHGEEFHGDVRAVVERALERAERREPKYPE from the coding sequence ATGGACGTCCACACCGTCACGGAGGGTGCGGAGACCTTTACCGCGAACGTCTATCTCGTCACGGGCGAGCGCACAGTGCTGGTCGACGCCGGGACGATGGCCGGCGTCGAGGACGTCGTCGCCGAGCACACCGACGACCTCGATGCCGTCGTCCTGACCCACCAGCACGGCGACCACGTCGGCGAACTCGACGCCGTACTCGACCGCTTCGACGCCGACCTGCTCGCCTACGACGATCATCCACGTCGCACCGAGGAGATCGACGACGGCGACACGATCGAGATCGGCGACGAGCGATTCGACGTGATCCACACGCCGGGTCACGCCGACGACCACGTCTCGCTGGTCTCGGAGAGTACAATTTTCTCCGGCGACGTCGTGGTCCACGACGACGGCGCGTTCGACGACGGCAGTTTCGGCCGCACGGACATGGCCGGCCAGTCCCGCGAGGTGCTCATCGAGAGCATCGAACGGCTTCTCGAACGCCTGCCCGCGAGTGTCGAGCACATGTACGCCGGCCACGGCGAGGAGTTCCACGGCGACGTGCGCGCGGTCGTCGAGCGGGCGCTCGAACGTGCCGAGCGCCGCGAGCCGAAGTATCCCGAGTAA
- a CDS encoding DUF5786 family protein: MGFGSYDESEQGNQEYNTDFEEGEDDLKTEEEAHAGEVSFEFGASNDELLDRLEDIKEE, translated from the coding sequence ATGGGCTTCGGGAGCTACGACGAATCAGAGCAGGGGAACCAAGAGTACAACACCGACTTCGAGGAGGGCGAAGACGACCTCAAAACCGAAGAGGAGGCACACGCGGGCGAGGTGAGTTTCGAGTTCGGTGCCTCGAACGACGAGCTGCTCGACAGACTCGAGGACATCAAAGAGGAGTGA
- a CDS encoding endonuclease dU, translating into MKAGTRALGVAESYRGERGRSTLAGAVVRASRVVDGFVFGSCTVGGTDATGTIVDLHARLDRADVNYLLVAGIAPAWYNLLDLQRLHDATDIPVLSISFGESSGLEPALREEFSGDALAARLDIYRAQPPRRRCSVDDETLFVRGVGIDGDDAEAVVRGFTPEGGRPEPLRIARLTARAADSWMAGEPQAGSDG; encoded by the coding sequence GTGAAAGCCGGGACGCGCGCGCTCGGGGTCGCCGAATCATACCGTGGCGAGCGCGGCCGGAGCACGCTCGCCGGCGCGGTCGTCAGGGCCAGCCGCGTCGTCGACGGGTTCGTCTTCGGCTCCTGTACCGTCGGCGGCACCGACGCCACCGGAACCATCGTCGACCTCCACGCCCGCCTCGACCGCGCCGATGTAAACTACCTTCTCGTCGCGGGCATCGCACCCGCGTGGTACAACCTCCTCGACCTCCAGCGCCTCCACGACGCGACCGACATACCCGTGCTCTCGATCTCCTTCGGGGAGAGTTCCGGTCTGGAGCCGGCGCTCCGCGAGGAATTTTCCGGCGACGCGCTCGCGGCCCGGCTCGACATCTACCGCGCGCAACCGCCGCGTCGCCGATGTTCGGTCGACGACGAGACGCTGTTCGTCAGAGGCGTCGGTATCGACGGCGACGATGCCGAAGCGGTCGTCCGCGGGTTCACGCCCGAAGGCGGCCGGCCCGAACCGCTTCGCATCGCGCGACTGACCGCCCGTGCCGCCGATTCGTGGATGGCTGGTGAGCCGCAAGCCGGTAGCGACGGTTGA
- a CDS encoding uracil-DNA glycosylase encodes MDGLEVDSCERCPALCESRSRIVNGGGPDDAELLFVGEGPGEREDESGEPFVGRSGTVLDDALRDAGLGREDIRITNCVRCHPPDNRDPHTDELANCREFLEQEIATVDPELVVTLGKVPTEHLLGRDARVTEESGSIEEIRIDGTPQRVLICVHPAATLYDASQKETFVETIATAAGVVGAGDGDGQSRLDGF; translated from the coding sequence ATGGACGGGCTTGAGGTCGATTCCTGCGAGCGCTGTCCCGCACTCTGCGAGTCGCGGAGCCGCATCGTCAACGGGGGCGGCCCCGACGATGCCGAACTGCTGTTCGTCGGCGAGGGACCGGGCGAGCGCGAGGACGAATCCGGCGAACCGTTCGTCGGGCGGAGCGGGACCGTCCTCGACGACGCACTCCGTGATGCGGGACTCGGGCGCGAGGACATCCGCATCACCAACTGCGTGCGCTGTCACCCGCCCGACAACCGCGATCCACACACCGACGAACTCGCGAACTGCCGGGAGTTTCTGGAACAGGAGATCGCGACCGTCGACCCGGAACTCGTCGTCACGCTCGGGAAGGTTCCCACCGAACACCTCCTCGGGCGCGACGCGCGCGTGACGGAGGAATCGGGCAGCATCGAGGAGATCCGCATCGACGGAACGCCGCAGCGAGTGCTCATCTGTGTGCACCCGGCGGCAACGCTGTACGACGCTTCACAGAAGGAGACTTTCGTCGAAACTATCGCCACGGCTGCCGGCGTCGTCGGCGCGGGTGACGGCGACGGCCAGTCGCGCCTCGACGGGTTCTGA
- the hisH gene encoding imidazole glycerol phosphate synthase subunit HisH, with the protein MSTGHAQQAMASVVVVDYGLGNLRSVTRGLERAGASVDISEDQSTFASADGIVLPGVGAFREGVENAGPYREALLEAAESGTPVFGICLGMQMLLTTSEEADRAGEGEVEGLDLIPGRNRRFEGDLKVPHMGWNELAVERDHPLVEGVDGDYAYFVHSYYAAPESESATVASTEYGARFPSVVADESGTVFGTQFHPEKSGETGLRILRNFVAICTD; encoded by the coding sequence ATGAGCACGGGACACGCCCAGCAGGCGATGGCGTCGGTGGTCGTCGTCGATTACGGGCTCGGCAATCTCAGAAGCGTGACGCGAGGGCTCGAACGCGCCGGGGCCAGTGTAGATATTTCCGAGGACCAGAGCACGTTCGCGAGCGCGGACGGCATCGTCCTTCCGGGTGTGGGCGCGTTCCGCGAGGGCGTCGAGAACGCCGGTCCGTACCGCGAGGCGCTCCTGGAGGCGGCGGAAAGCGGCACGCCGGTGTTCGGCATCTGTCTCGGCATGCAGATGCTTTTGACCACCAGCGAGGAAGCCGACCGCGCCGGCGAGGGCGAGGTCGAAGGTCTCGATCTGATTCCCGGTCGGAATCGACGCTTCGAGGGCGACCTGAAAGTGCCCCACATGGGCTGGAACGAACTCGCCGTCGAGCGCGACCACCCGCTCGTCGAGGGCGTCGATGGAGACTACGCCTACTTCGTTCATTCGTACTACGCAGCGCCCGAGAGCGAGAGTGCGACCGTCGCAAGCACCGAGTACGGGGCGCGCTTTCCGAGCGTCGTCGCCGACGAATCGGGCACCGTCTTTGGGACCCAGTTCCACCCGGAGAAGAGCGGCGAGACCGGGTTACGGATTCTGCGCAACTTCGTCGCCATCTGTACCGACTAG
- a CDS encoding cation diffusion facilitator family transporter, protein MAESRSVVIAALVANGAIAVLKFVGFLLTGSAAMLSETYHSISDTGNQIFLLIGIRYGEKEPNREHPFGYGKAQFFYSFLVSVLLFGIAGWESAKHGYDAIVHPHPPGTGAVSLLGTSFPGVWVNYGVLVGAIAFESYALKKANDEMTRQIDEHGWSGYREAFRKTSDVTTLTALTEDTIAISGAGLALFGVFLSRVTGNPLYDAVAALLIGLMLMGFAVALAWENKRLLLGESLPATEERDLRKVVADWDGVDEIVDFRTVYFGPEEVIVTGDVEFDPDLDTETIDERITAIEDALVDTNPQVRKVYIEPEA, encoded by the coding sequence ATGGCAGAAAGCAGGTCCGTCGTCATCGCCGCCCTCGTCGCCAACGGAGCCATCGCCGTGTTGAAGTTCGTCGGTTTTCTCCTCACCGGCAGCGCCGCGATGCTCTCGGAGACCTATCACTCGATTTCCGATACGGGCAACCAGATCTTCCTCCTGATCGGGATACGGTACGGGGAGAAGGAACCCAACCGCGAACATCCCTTCGGGTACGGAAAGGCTCAGTTCTTCTATAGCTTCCTCGTCTCGGTACTCCTGTTCGGCATCGCGGGCTGGGAGAGCGCGAAACACGGCTACGACGCCATCGTGCACCCACACCCGCCGGGGACGGGCGCGGTCAGCCTGCTGGGGACGAGCTTTCCCGGTGTCTGGGTCAACTATGGGGTGCTCGTCGGTGCGATCGCCTTCGAGAGCTACGCGCTCAAGAAGGCCAACGACGAGATGACCCGCCAGATCGACGAGCACGGGTGGAGTGGGTACCGCGAGGCGTTCCGGAAGACGAGCGACGTGACCACGCTGACGGCGCTGACCGAGGACACCATCGCGATAAGTGGCGCGGGGCTGGCGCTGTTCGGGGTGTTCCTCAGCCGAGTCACGGGCAATCCCCTGTACGACGCGGTCGCCGCCCTGCTCATCGGGCTCATGCTCATGGGCTTTGCCGTCGCGCTCGCGTGGGAGAACAAACGGCTCCTGCTCGGCGAGAGCTTGCCCGCCACCGAGGAGCGCGACCTCCGAAAGGTGGTCGCCGACTGGGACGGCGTCGACGAGATCGTCGACTTCAGAACTGTGTACTTCGGCCCCGAAGAAGTGATCGTTACTGGTGATGTGGAGTTCGACCCGGATCTCGACACCGAAACCATCGACGAACGCATCACCGCCATCGAGGACGCGCTCGTGGACACCAACCCACAGGTCAGGAAGGTCTATATCGAACCCGAAGCCTGA